TGCGAAGCGCACCACCTGCAGGGCACACTCCAGCCGGTCGGGATCGGGGTGCACGCCGCGCCCCAGGAACACATCTCCGATGGCATCCGGGATGCCGCTCTGCTGGGCGGAGTACTCCAGCTGGGCCTCGAGCGCACGGCATCCGAACTCCTCGTCGGTCGCCCACTGGACGAGGATCGCGTCGCGCAGCACGGGCCGGTTCAGGCACCACAGCAGTGCTGCGCAGGAGTACACGCCGTCGTCGTCCGGTGTCTCGAGCAGATCCTCGGCGAAGGCCGGCAGGTCGTCGAGCACGGCATCCGCGGCCAGCAGCGCCAGCGGATTGTCCTCGGCGCCGACGTTCGGGTTGCCGCGCCGGATCCTCTCGAGCACGTCGTCGAGTTCGCCGAGGGCGCGCCCGACCCGCTCACGCTGCGTCAGGTCGGCGTGCGGCAGCTGCGCGCCCGCATCCTGATCGCCGCTGACGTCTCCGATGCCGGGTACCTCAGGCGGGGCCGGGATGCTGTCGAGGGGCCGGATCACCGGATCGTCGTCGAGGTAGTCACCCCACCCGGCGGGCGTCACGCACAGGGCGTCGACGATGTGCAGCCCGGCCTCGCCCGCCATCTCCACCAGCGCGTCCACGAGCGTCAGGCGGGGGAGCAGCACGCCGTCGGGTATCGGCTGCGGCTCGTCGTCGGTGTACACCGCGATCGCGACGGCATCGACGCCGCTCACCTTCAGCAGTGTGGGCAGCACCGCCTGGGCGACAGCATCCGGGTGGACGTCGTCGCCGGGCAGATCCATCCGCATGGCACCGTAGGTGCGTCTGCCGCGGAACGGCAGCAGCACCAGGCTCTGCCGCGGGGTGAAGCCGGCCAGGGCCGGGATGAGGCCGAGCAGCTCGGCGGGGTCGGTGGCGTGGATGATCGTCGTCATGCCCGCGAGTGTGCCCCGCGGGAGCGACGCTGCGGACGGCGCATCCCGGTCGCTGTGCACAACCCGCCGGAATCGGCCGGCGGTGCAGGGAGAATGACGGGACGGCACCGGCGACGTGCGGAGCCGGCGACGCCCGGAGACGGCCACGGGCGGGGAGATTGACAGGAACCCCGGCGTACGATGGACGTGTGGATGAGTTCTGGCTTGCAGTGGCGTGGTCGATCCTGCCGACCATCGCGGTCAGCGTGATCTTCGTGATCGTGCTGCGCGGCATCCTGCGCTTCGACCGCACCGAGCGCAAGGTGCACGCTCGCATCGAGGCCGAGGAGCGCGCTGCGCGCGGGCTCCCGCCTCGCGCATCCTGACCCGCCTCGCCCGTCGGCATCCGCGCATCCCGACCCGCCTCGCGGCGCACTCGGACGTCTGCGCAGACCCGGCCACGGCGGAGATCCTCGATGTCGCCGTCTGCGGCTACGCTGATCCAAAGCGAGCGGGAGGGGTGAGCTGATGAACTTCGGCAGCTGGCCCTGGTGGGCTGTGCTCGGCTACGTCATCGTCGACCTGACGGTGCGCGTCATCGCCATCATCGTCGTGCCCCGCAACCGGCGCCCGACCTCGGCGATGGCGTGGCTGCTGGCAATCTTCTTCATTCCCGTGCTGGGCGTGCTGCTGTTCCTGCTGATCGGCAATCCCAAGCTGCCGCGCGCACGGCGCCGCAAGCAGGATCAGATCAACGCGTACATAGCCGACACGGCATCCGGTCTCTACCTCGGGTCGCTGCGACCCGACCCGCCGCGCTGGTTCCCGCCGCTGGTCAAGATGAACGAGGCCCTCGGGGCGCCGCCGCTGTCGGGTGACAACGACGCGCACCTCATCAGCGACTACCAGACCGCGCTGGATGCCATGGCCGAGGCCATCCGCGGTGCACGCGAGTACGTGCACATCGAGTTCTACATCCTGCAGTCCGACGGCTCGACCGACAACTTCTTCCGCGCCATGGAAGAGGCAGCCGCCCGCGGCGTGCCGGTGCGGGTGCTGCTGGACTACTGGGCGAACCGCTGGAAACCGAAGTACCGCGAGACGGTGAAGCGACTGGATGCCATGGGCGCCGACTGGCACCTCATGCTGCCCGTGCAGCCGCTGCGCGGCCGCATCCAGCGCCCCGATCTGCGCAACCACCGCAAGCTCGTCGTCGTCGACGGGCGCGTGGGGTTCCTGGGCTCGCAGAACATCACCGACTCCTCGTACAACCTGCCCAAGAACATCCGCAAGGGCCTGCACTGGGTCGACCTCATGGTGCGCATCGACGGACCCGTCGTGGCGAGCCTGAACGCGGTCTTCCTCAGCGACTACTACGCCGAGACCGACCGGGTGCCCGAGATCGACATCACCCGGGTCGAGTTCGGCGAGGGCGACCTGGACTGCCAGATCGTGCCCTCGGGCCCCGGATTCGAGGCCGAGAACAACCTGCGCCTGTTCCTGGGGCTGCTGTACGCGGCCAAGCAGCGGATCATGATCGTCAGCCCCTACTTCGTGCCGGACGAGGCGCTGCTGCTCGCCGTCACCGCAGCCGTCGACCGCGGCGTGCAGGTCGAGCTGTTCGTCTCGGAGCAGGGCGACCAGGCCATCGTCTACCACGCGCAGCGCAGCTACTACGAGGCGCTGCTGAAGGCCGGTATCCGCATCTGGATGTACCCCAAGCCGTACATCCTGCACACCAAGAGCCTCACGATCGACGACCAGGTCGCGGTGATCGGATCGAGCAACATGGACATGCGCTCGTTCGGTCTGAACATGGAGGTGTCGATGCTCGTGCGCGGCGAGGAGTTCGTCGACGAGATGCGCATGGTCGAGGACGAGTACCGGTCGCTCAGCCGCGAACTGACGATCGAGGAGTGGGACAAGCAGCCGCTGCGCTCCACCGTGCTCGACAACCTCGCCCGCCTCACCTCCGCTCTGCAGTGACGGCACTGCAGTGACGGCCGTGAGACGGATGCCGCCGGCGCGACACTGGGGAGTATGAGCTCTCTCAGACGCCGTCTCGTTCCCACCGCGATCGCCGTCCTCGCGATCGGCCTGATCACCGCCGGCTGCACGGCGACCCCCGGCTCGTCCGCGCCCACCAGCGGGACGGGATCAGGGGGCGCGCCGGTCGAGCGCATGCCCGATGACGTCGATGCGGTCTGGCTCGACGGCGGGCGCATGATCGCCGTGGTCACCTGGGGCTCTTCGACTCCCACGTGCCGGCCGGTGCTGTCTGAGGTGCAGGCAGACGGGCAGGCGCTGACCGTCACGCTCACCGATCTCGAGGAGGCGGCCGACGGATGCGATTCCGACCTCACGCCGCGGGCGATCGCGCTCGGACTGCCCGAGGGCGTCGACCCGGAACAGGACATCGAGCTCACCGTGGTGCACGGTGACCTCCGCGAGCAGGTCGACCTCGACGCGATCGAGGGTGCGCCGCAGGGCGGGCCGCTGCCCGACCCGCAGGTCTCGGCGACCTGGCTGGACGATGACGCCATCGCACTCCTGACCTGGGGCTCCTCTTCGTGCCCGCCTGACCTCATGGAGGTCGAGATGACCGCGGACGGCGCCACCGCCACGTTCGCGACCACCGACCGCGTCTGCACCATGGACTTCGCCCCGCGGGTCACCATCGTCACGCTGCCCGAGGCGCGTGACGACGACGCCCCGTTCACGCTGACGCTCAGCGGCGACAACCTCGACGGCACCGTGCAGGTGGCCGGGGACTGAGACGTCAAGAGGTCAGAATCGCGGGATGCCGTGGCCGGCGGGCAGCACGATCGCGAGACCGCCCTGCTGGATGCGGCACGACATCCGCACCGCGGTGCCCAGCTCGTCGCCGTCGAGCTCGATCGACGTCGCCGCGACCATCGCGGCCTCAGCCGACCGCGCTCGCAGGTAGCGGATAGAGCGGTCCCTGCTGCGCCGCTCGAGCACGCGGCGGCCGGCGCGCGTGCGCAGCAGCACCGAGTTGTCCCACCAGATCTTGCGCCACAGGCCCAGCCAGCCGAGCGGCCCGGTGGGCTGGATCACGGCGATGTCCATCACGCCGTCATCGACCGCGGCATCCGGCATGAGTGCGATGCCGGCCGGCAGCGCGCCGCAATTGGCGAACAGCATGCTGTGCACCTTCGTCGAGTGCAGGCGGCCCTGGTCGAGCTGATAGACGATGCGGAACGGCTTGGCCCCCGGCAGCGAACGCGCCGCACCGTCGAGGTAGGCGACCCACCCCATCGTGCGCTTGAGGTCGGGGCGGGTGTTGGCGATCATGTCGGCATCCAGCCCCATCCCGGCGAGCACGACGAACCCGTGCTCGCTGTGGCTGCCGTCCTCGCGCGTGAGCGTCGCCCACCCGATGTCGACCGGATGCGTCGAACCCGTGAACACGCCCTCCATCACCCGCTCGGGATCGAGCAGCGGCAGGCCGAGATTGCGCGCGAAGAGATTGCCGGTGCCGCCGGGCACGACGCAGAACGGGATGCCGGTGCCGGCCATCGCCTCGGACGCCGCACGCACCGTGCCGTCGCCGCCGGCGGCGAGCACCGCCGCGGCGCCCTCGGCGAGGGCCTGACGGGTGACCTCGCGCCCCGGGTCGTCGATGCTCGTCTCGTAGAACTGCGGGGGAGCCCAGCCGTGCCGCTTGGACAGGGCGATCAGCGCCGACCGCATCCGCCAGGCATCCACCTTGACTGGATTGAGCACGAGCGCCGCGTGCGCGTGCTCGTCCCCGGATGCTGCCATGCCGCCACTCTACGACCGAACCTGTGCGCGGGGCTGCGCGGAGGAGCGCCTCGGCCGGCCGGCATCCCGCGCAGGCCGATCAGGCCGGGACAGAGGCGGTCGATAGACTTGCCCAATGATCGATCTCGCCCTTCTCCGCGACGAGCCCGAGCTCGTCCGACGCTCACAGATCGCGCGCGGGAACGCGCCCGAAACCGTCGACGCGGCGATCGAGGCCGACCGATCGCGCCGCGACGCCCTGAACGCCTTCGAGACGCTGCGCGCCGAGCAGAACGCGTTCGGCAAGACGGTCGCCAAGGCCCCGAAGGACGAGAAGGCGGCGCTGGTCGCGCAGGCCAAGGATCTCGCCGACCGGGTCAAGAGCGCGCAGCAGGCGGCCAACGACGCGGCCGAGGTCGCGGCATCCGCTCTCGCACGCATCGAGAACGTCATCATCGACGGCGTCCCGACCGGCGGCGAAGAGGACTTCATCGAGCTGCGCCGCGTGGGCGACATCCCCGCGTTCGGCTTCGAGCCCCGCGATCACCTCGAGCTCGGCGAGATGCTCGGCGCCATCGACATGGAGCGCGGCGCGAAGGTGTCGGGTGCGCGGTTCTACTTCCTCAAGGGCATCGGCGCGCGCCTCGAGATCGCGCTGATGAACCTCGCCCTCGACAAGGCGCTGCAGAACGGCTTCACGCCCATGATCGTGCCGACCCTGGTGCGGCCCGAGATCATGCAGGGCACCGGCTTCCTCGGCGAGCACGCCGACGAGGTGTACCACCTCGACAAGGAGGACCTGTACCTGGTCGGCACCAGCGAGGTGCCCCTCGCCGGGTACCACAAGGACGAGATCCTCGACATGTCGCAGGGGGCGCTGCGCTACGCCGGCTGGTCGACCTGCTACCGCAGCGAGGCCGGCTCGCACGGCAAGGACACCCGCGGCATCATCCGGGTGCACCAGTTCAACAAGCTCGAGATGTTCGTCTACACGACCCCCGAGGATGCCGAGGCCGAGCACGAGCGCCTCGTCGCGCTGCAGGAGGAGATGCTCACCGCACTGGGCCTGTCGTACCGCGTCATCGACGTCGCCGCAGGCGACCTGGGCTCGAGCGCCGCGCGCAAGTTCGACATCGAGGCGTGGGTGCCGACGCAGAACGCGTTCCGCGAGCTGACGTCGACGTCGAACTGCACCACCTACCAGGCCCGCCGTCTCGACGTGCGGTACCGCCCGGAGGTGGAGGAGCAGGATGCCGCGCAGGCGAAGACCCGCAACGTCGCCACGCTCAACGGCACGCTCGCGACCACCCGCTGGATCGTCGCGCTGCTCGAGACGCACCAGCAGGAGGACGGTTCGGTGACAGTGCCCGAGGTGCTGCGCCCGTACCTCGGTGGCCTCGAGGTGATCCGTCCGCTCGGATGGTCGGAGCAGTCCGGCGACGCGCAGGACGCCGAGTGACCGCCCGCGGCCTCATCGGCCTGGATGTCGACGGCACGATCCTGCTTCAGGACGAGACGTACAGCCCCGGGGTGCGTGAGGCCGTCGCCGAGGTGCGGGATGCCGGATACGAGGTCATGCTCGCGACCGGGCGCAGCTGGGGCGGCACCCGCCGCTACGTCGAGGAGCTCGGGCTGAGCGCCGACTACGTGGTGTGCTCGAATGGTGCGGTCATCCTGCGTCGCGACGGCGACGGGTGGGAGCGCTGGCACGTCGAGGTGTTCGACCCGTCGACCGTGCTGGGGCTGCTGCAGGACCGGCTTCCCGAGGCGCGTTACATGGTTGAGCTCGCATCGGGGCAGCGGCTGTACACGGCGGTGCTGGATGACTGGACGCTCGACGGGGGCCGGCAGGTCGGCTTCGACG
This is a stretch of genomic DNA from Microbacterium sp. YJN-G. It encodes these proteins:
- a CDS encoding DUF4192 family protein; translation: MTTIIHATDPAELLGLIPALAGFTPRQSLVLLPFRGRRTYGAMRMDLPGDDVHPDAVAQAVLPTLLKVSGVDAVAIAVYTDDEPQPIPDGVLLPRLTLVDALVEMAGEAGLHIVDALCVTPAGWGDYLDDDPVIRPLDSIPAPPEVPGIGDVSGDQDAGAQLPHADLTQRERVGRALGELDDVLERIRRGNPNVGAEDNPLALLAADAVLDDLPAFAEDLLETPDDDGVYSCAALLWCLNRPVLRDAILVQWATDEEFGCRALEAQLEYSAQQSGIPDAIGDVFLGRGVHPDPDRLECALQVVRFAAARAPRHAKPGALTAAGWLAWALGRSSHAGRYIDQALEIEPGHSMASLISTMLSAAVLPEWLLQRG
- the cls gene encoding cardiolipin synthase, with the protein product MNFGSWPWWAVLGYVIVDLTVRVIAIIVVPRNRRPTSAMAWLLAIFFIPVLGVLLFLLIGNPKLPRARRRKQDQINAYIADTASGLYLGSLRPDPPRWFPPLVKMNEALGAPPLSGDNDAHLISDYQTALDAMAEAIRGAREYVHIEFYILQSDGSTDNFFRAMEEAAARGVPVRVLLDYWANRWKPKYRETVKRLDAMGADWHLMLPVQPLRGRIQRPDLRNHRKLVVVDGRVGFLGSQNITDSSYNLPKNIRKGLHWVDLMVRIDGPVVASLNAVFLSDYYAETDRVPEIDITRVEFGEGDLDCQIVPSGPGFEAENNLRLFLGLLYAAKQRIMIVSPYFVPDEALLLAVTAAVDRGVQVELFVSEQGDQAIVYHAQRSYYEALLKAGIRIWMYPKPYILHTKSLTIDDQVAVIGSSNMDMRSFGLNMEVSMLVRGEEFVDEMRMVEDEYRSLSRELTIEEWDKQPLRSTVLDNLARLTSALQ
- a CDS encoding diacylglycerol/lipid kinase family protein, whose translation is MAASGDEHAHAALVLNPVKVDAWRMRSALIALSKRHGWAPPQFYETSIDDPGREVTRQALAEGAAAVLAAGGDGTVRAASEAMAGTGIPFCVVPGGTGNLFARNLGLPLLDPERVMEGVFTGSTHPVDIGWATLTREDGSHSEHGFVVLAGMGLDADMIANTRPDLKRTMGWVAYLDGAARSLPGAKPFRIVYQLDQGRLHSTKVHSMLFANCGALPAGIALMPDAAVDDGVMDIAVIQPTGPLGWLGLWRKIWWDNSVLLRTRAGRRVLERRSRDRSIRYLRARSAEAAMVAATSIELDGDELGTAVRMSCRIQQGGLAIVLPAGHGIPRF
- the serS gene encoding serine--tRNA ligase, which codes for MIDLALLRDEPELVRRSQIARGNAPETVDAAIEADRSRRDALNAFETLRAEQNAFGKTVAKAPKDEKAALVAQAKDLADRVKSAQQAANDAAEVAASALARIENVIIDGVPTGGEEDFIELRRVGDIPAFGFEPRDHLELGEMLGAIDMERGAKVSGARFYFLKGIGARLEIALMNLALDKALQNGFTPMIVPTLVRPEIMQGTGFLGEHADEVYHLDKEDLYLVGTSEVPLAGYHKDEILDMSQGALRYAGWSTCYRSEAGSHGKDTRGIIRVHQFNKLEMFVYTTPEDAEAEHERLVALQEEMLTALGLSYRVIDVAAGDLGSSAARKFDIEAWVPTQNAFRELTSTSNCTTYQARRLDVRYRPEVEEQDAAQAKTRNVATLNGTLATTRWIVALLETHQQEDGSVTVPEVLRPYLGGLEVIRPLGWSEQSGDAQDAE
- a CDS encoding HAD family hydrolase — protein: MVGAVRRRAGRRVTARGLIGLDVDGTILLQDETYSPGVREAVAEVRDAGYEVMLATGRSWGGTRRYVEELGLSADYVVCSNGAVILRRDGDGWERWHVEVFDPSTVLGLLQDRLPEARYMVELASGQRLYTAVLDDWTLDGGRQVGFDELAAQPVSRIVVVSPQHDEAEFQRLVAEVGLNEVSYAIGWTAWLDIAPQGVDKGTAMERVRLQLDVPEDRVLVAGDGRNDIGMFGWALAGGGRAVAMGQAPDEVKAAAGEETGVVDDGGLATALRTLL